The following coding sequences lie in one Listeria ivanovii subsp. londoniensis genomic window:
- the menI gene encoding 1,4-dihydroxy-2-naphthoyl-CoA hydrolase MenI, whose protein sequence is MGLQETIGIQIISVEKGKAVVQLEVTEKVHQPFGYLHGGVSVVLAEHAASIGAAKSIKPDEIVFGLEINANHLASKKNGLITATAEAVHLGKSTQVWEVKITDEADKLICISRCTIAVKKKRNEKHGGE, encoded by the coding sequence ATGGGACTCCAAGAAACAATTGGCATTCAAATCATTTCAGTAGAAAAAGGGAAAGCGGTAGTTCAATTAGAAGTAACCGAAAAAGTGCATCAACCATTTGGCTATTTGCACGGTGGTGTTTCGGTTGTACTAGCAGAGCATGCTGCAAGTATTGGTGCTGCCAAATCTATCAAACCAGACGAAATTGTCTTTGGCTTAGAAATTAATGCTAATCACCTTGCTTCCAAAAAAAATGGTCTGATCACTGCAACCGCAGAGGCAGTTCACCTTGGAAAAAGCACCCAAGTATGGGAAGTTAAAATTACTGATGAGGCAGACAAGTTAATCTGTATTAGTAGATGTACGATAGCAGTGAAAAAGAAACGAAACGAAAAGCATGGCGGAGAGTAA
- a CDS encoding divergent PAP2 family protein — MSIFMNTPLIASIIAIVFAQVVKVPIHILVYRKFNVGLMFSTGGMPSSHSAAVTALMTTLALEYGLDSPYFAIAVVFGIIVMFDATGVRRQAGEQAVVLNKLVTDFQEFVEHAKGLAAPEQEEKTKHLKELLGHKPMEVFFGAVTGIIIGFIMEFIL; from the coding sequence ATGTCGATATTTATGAATACACCTTTAATTGCATCGATTATTGCAATTGTATTTGCACAAGTTGTTAAAGTGCCGATACATATACTAGTATACCGCAAATTCAACGTCGGACTAATGTTTTCTACCGGTGGCATGCCTAGTTCTCATTCTGCTGCTGTAACGGCATTAATGACCACACTAGCCCTCGAATATGGCTTAGATTCTCCATATTTCGCAATCGCTGTTGTCTTTGGCATTATTGTCATGTTTGATGCAACGGGAGTTAGACGACAAGCTGGTGAACAAGCTGTCGTACTAAATAAATTAGTTACTGATTTCCAAGAATTCGTGGAACATGCTAAAGGTCTTGCTGCACCTGAACAAGAAGAAAAAACGAAACATTTAAAAGAATTGCTTGGTCATAAACCAATGGAAGTATTTTTTGGAGCTGTGACTGGGATTATTATTGGATTTATAATGGAATTTATTTTGTAA
- a CDS encoding aldo/keto reductase, with product MKTVKLNNGVEIPILGFGTFQITDPSEAETAVKEAIKAGYRHIDTAQSYMNEEAVGRGIVSSGVDRKELFITTKIWVENTSYQGVISSFERSLKRLGLDYVDLLLIHQPFNDVYGAWLAMEELQKEGKIRAIGVSNFAVDKVVDLAEFNEIVPQVNQIEINPFQQQTKNIEALKAEGIMPEAWAPFAEGKNNIFSNPILVNIGEKYNKSVAQVILRWLVEQDIITLAKSVKPERMKENLAIFDFELTMDDRAKITTLNEGESQFFSHSDPDMIRWMASRKLDV from the coding sequence ATGAAAACTGTTAAATTAAATAATGGGGTAGAAATACCAATTTTAGGATTTGGTACATTTCAAATTACGGATCCATCTGAAGCCGAAACAGCGGTAAAAGAAGCAATTAAAGCGGGGTATCGACATATTGATACTGCGCAAAGTTATATGAATGAGGAAGCAGTTGGAAGAGGTATTGTAAGTTCGGGAGTCGACCGGAAAGAGCTGTTTATTACAACAAAAATTTGGGTGGAAAATACGAGCTATCAAGGGGTAATTTCTTCCTTTGAGCGTTCTTTAAAGCGCCTTGGCTTAGATTATGTGGATTTATTACTTATCCATCAACCCTTTAATGATGTTTATGGTGCTTGGCTAGCAATGGAAGAACTACAAAAAGAAGGAAAAATCCGGGCAATAGGTGTTTCTAATTTTGCAGTTGATAAGGTAGTGGATCTTGCTGAATTCAACGAAATCGTTCCGCAAGTGAATCAAATCGAAATTAATCCATTCCAACAACAGACGAAGAATATTGAAGCATTAAAAGCAGAAGGAATTATGCCAGAAGCTTGGGCACCATTTGCAGAAGGTAAAAATAATATATTTAGTAATCCAATCTTAGTAAATATTGGAGAAAAATATAATAAGTCAGTAGCACAAGTGATTCTTCGCTGGTTAGTAGAGCAAGATATAATCACGCTTGCAAAGTCTGTGAAACCAGAACGGATGAAAGAAAATTTAGCGATATTTGATTTTGAATTAACAATGGATGACAGAGCAAAAATTACTACTTTGAATGAAGGGGAAAGCCAATTCTTTTCTCACTCTGATCCCGATATGATACGCTGGATGGCAAGCCGTAAGTTAGACGTATAA
- a CDS encoding chloride channel protein, producing MKKITFVFGVYTLVLGLLVGAIAAIFLGLVHFSTDFLWTYLPEQLQSPWYYPLIMGLIGGLFVGILQLKFGGYPHSMHENMAELKRTGRIEYKNRLLKTIVTAWIILSFGASVGPEAALIGIVGSSTTWIIDHLKVSASRKEELISLSIGAIISSIFLSPFSGLAEEIDDSTQAKKVPKNSKLVLSILISFSALASFLWLKSFMKMPASIFAIRLPDAGWSWWFAILFIPMIILGWLFSIYFEQLQVYIAKALSFIKNKMLLALVGGFSIGIFGIISYYLLFSGEHQLIEITKNVQAFSILTLLTIALLKPVLVGICLATGWKGGAIFPAIFSSSVMGYLVTVWLDGPTGFLITIFVAASCTKIIGKPALTASILLFVFPLQFFPFILLTAFIVNKNWWASFKKLTQQN from the coding sequence ATGAAAAAAATAACATTCGTATTTGGAGTTTATACGCTTGTTCTAGGACTTTTAGTAGGAGCGATTGCGGCCATTTTCCTTGGCTTAGTACACTTTTCTACTGATTTTTTATGGACTTACTTGCCTGAACAGCTTCAGTCACCGTGGTATTATCCGCTAATAATGGGATTGATTGGTGGATTATTCGTAGGGATTCTCCAACTTAAATTTGGTGGTTACCCCCATTCCATGCACGAAAATATGGCTGAATTAAAACGCACCGGTCGGATCGAATATAAGAACCGCCTACTGAAAACAATAGTAACTGCTTGGATTATTCTTTCTTTTGGAGCAAGCGTTGGCCCAGAAGCAGCTTTAATCGGTATTGTTGGTAGTAGTACTACTTGGATTATCGATCATTTAAAAGTATCCGCTAGTCGTAAAGAAGAATTAATTAGCCTAAGTATCGGAGCAATTATCTCTAGTATTTTCCTCTCTCCATTCAGTGGACTTGCTGAAGAAATTGATGACAGTACGCAAGCAAAAAAAGTACCGAAAAATTCAAAATTAGTTTTATCAATTCTAATTTCTTTTAGTGCACTGGCATCTTTTCTGTGGTTGAAATCATTTATGAAAATGCCCGCAAGTATTTTTGCAATTCGTTTACCTGATGCAGGTTGGTCATGGTGGTTTGCCATTTTATTTATTCCTATGATTATTTTAGGTTGGTTGTTTAGTATTTATTTTGAGCAACTTCAAGTTTATATAGCTAAAGCCCTTTCTTTCATCAAAAACAAAATGTTGCTAGCTCTAGTTGGTGGTTTTAGTATTGGTATATTTGGTATTATTTCTTATTACTTATTATTTTCTGGTGAACATCAATTAATTGAAATAACTAAAAATGTTCAAGCGTTTTCTATTTTAACTTTACTTACTATTGCTCTTTTAAAACCAGTATTAGTTGGTATTTGCTTAGCTACAGGTTGGAAAGGCGGGGCAATTTTTCCTGCGATTTTCTCCAGTAGTGTCATGGGGTATTTAGTAACGGTTTGGTTAGATGGGCCTACTGGGTTCTTAATTACTATTTTTGTTGCTGCTAGCTGTACAAAAATTATTGGTAAGCCAGCATTAACGGCTTCGATTTTACTATTTGTTTTCCCACTACAGTTTTTCCCTTTCATTCTACTAACTGCGTTTATCGTTAATAAAAATTGGTGGGCGAGTTTTAAAAAGCTAACACAGCAAAATTAA
- a CDS encoding Crp/Fnr family transcriptional regulator, protein MYNEKVKEMVTELDKYKLKDKWIRCEKFSKNKIIKGEIFLDEFIIITNGILHVENKKFQILHFFSNGDIINQQLAAISGENELHLVCDTEVSLIFVNREYFLNYATNKPSYMEWLLEATLVNNKNLYNELIKYDLSAEDRIVYALQYLCEKLDIESENGYQEIPKYINKMKMAKYGKISRKLLNEKLLLLIDKKILKEKKGTFYIKKEN, encoded by the coding sequence TTGTACAATGAAAAAGTGAAAGAAATGGTCACAGAATTAGATAAGTACAAATTAAAAGATAAATGGATCCGCTGCGAAAAATTCTCTAAAAATAAAATTATCAAAGGAGAAATATTTTTAGATGAGTTCATCATTATTACAAATGGAATTCTTCATGTGGAGAATAAAAAGTTTCAAATACTTCATTTCTTTTCAAATGGCGATATAATCAATCAACAATTGGCAGCAATTAGTGGGGAAAACGAATTGCACTTAGTTTGTGATACGGAAGTCTCTCTCATTTTTGTTAATAGGGAGTACTTTCTAAACTACGCAACAAATAAGCCATCCTATATGGAATGGCTTTTAGAAGCAACTTTAGTAAATAATAAAAATTTGTATAATGAGTTAATTAAATATGATTTATCCGCTGAAGATAGAATTGTCTATGCCTTGCAATATCTCTGTGAAAAACTAGATATTGAAAGCGAAAATGGTTATCAAGAAATTCCAAAATACATCAATAAAATGAAAATGGCCAAGTATGGCAAAATATCTCGTAAACTATTAAATGAAAAACTGTTACTTCTTATTGATAAAAAAATTTTAAAAGAAAAAAAGGGAACATTCTATATAAAAAAAGAAAATTAA
- a CDS encoding YwqG family protein, whose protein sequence is MEQLFDILPSEWAERFLETEKERMVLHFKDSGTLSLLQSKAGGRGYLPKEQGYPVTEEGKPLSLLAQINFSEMPQMENYPEFGLLAFYIDYQDDLLGLNFDNPTKQENFRVFFFEDLGSESLTADEQNSFFADITKTDFYPVVNGEFKISGQVSDQILLQDSYDFENEFGHNFYELADLIFADAEDKSDELYNLATNESQIGGYPFFTQEDPRAYTENPHHDTLLFQLDSEDFEGNRMAIMWGDCGVGNFFINKQDLINRDFSNIMYNWDCS, encoded by the coding sequence ATGGAACAGCTTTTTGATATTCTTCCTAGCGAGTGGGCAGAACGATTTTTAGAAACAGAAAAAGAACGAATGGTATTACATTTTAAAGATTCTGGAACACTTTCATTACTCCAAAGTAAAGCTGGTGGGCGCGGATACTTACCAAAAGAACAAGGCTATCCAGTAACCGAAGAAGGTAAGCCGCTTTCGCTTTTAGCACAAATCAATTTTTCGGAAATGCCGCAAATGGAAAACTATCCAGAATTTGGTTTATTAGCATTTTACATTGATTATCAAGATGACTTATTAGGACTTAATTTTGATAATCCAACAAAACAAGAGAATTTCCGGGTATTTTTCTTTGAGGATTTAGGGAGTGAAAGCCTTACAGCAGATGAACAAAATTCTTTTTTTGCGGATATAACGAAAACCGACTTTTATCCAGTCGTAAATGGCGAATTTAAAATTTCCGGCCAAGTGTCTGACCAGATCTTGTTACAAGATAGCTACGATTTTGAAAATGAATTCGGCCATAATTTTTATGAACTTGCGGATTTAATATTTGCTGATGCTGAAGATAAATCGGACGAACTATACAATCTGGCAACAAATGAAAGTCAGATTGGTGGCTATCCATTTTTCACACAAGAAGACCCACGAGCTTATACAGAAAATCCGCATCATGACACTTTATTATTCCAATTAGACTCTGAAGACTTTGAAGGAAATCGGATGGCAATTATGTGGGGCGACTGTGGTGTTGGGAACTTTTTCATCAACAAACAAGATTTAATCAATCGGGACTTTTCGAACATTATGTATAACTGGGATTGCTCCTGA
- a CDS encoding NAD(P)/FAD-dependent oxidoreductase yields the protein MSKSKIVILGAGYGGLKTLRKLQQRNLDAEIVLVNKNDYHHETTWLHEAAAGTIEPEKLMYPLEKVVNEAKTTFIQDTVVKINKDEKTVTLDANGDISYDYLLIALGSEAETFGISGLKEYAYTITSVESVKKIRAHIEAQFAKWKTDSRDELLTIIVGGAGFTGIEFLGELTNRIPELVKKYDVPREKVRIFCMEAAPKVLPQFDAKLVDYGVGVLEDRGVEFHVGKPVKEATADGVKYAESENEIREIKAATIIWAAGVRGNSVIEASGFEAGRGRVKVNNNLTVPGNEEILIVGDCSLIINPANERPFPPTAQIAMQQADVAAVNLAKLVKGETDLEDFVYHEKGTVCSLGDNDAIGVVFGKNLKGYPASVMKKVIDDRALLLIGGTGVLASKGKFKFYK from the coding sequence ATGAGTAAATCAAAAATTGTCATTCTCGGAGCAGGATACGGAGGATTAAAAACGTTACGTAAATTGCAACAAAGAAACTTGGATGCCGAAATCGTTCTAGTGAATAAGAATGACTATCATCATGAAACGACATGGTTACATGAGGCAGCCGCTGGAACAATTGAACCGGAAAAATTAATGTATCCCCTTGAAAAAGTTGTTAATGAAGCAAAAACGACTTTCATCCAAGATACAGTAGTAAAAATTAATAAAGATGAAAAAACAGTCACACTAGATGCAAATGGCGATATCAGCTATGACTATTTATTAATTGCACTGGGGTCAGAAGCAGAAACATTTGGAATCAGTGGTTTAAAAGAATATGCTTATACTATTACAAGCGTAGAATCAGTGAAAAAAATTCGTGCACATATCGAAGCGCAATTTGCTAAATGGAAAACAGATTCTCGAGATGAATTATTAACAATCATCGTTGGTGGAGCGGGCTTTACTGGAATTGAGTTTCTTGGGGAATTAACTAATCGTATTCCAGAACTAGTGAAAAAATATGATGTACCACGTGAGAAAGTACGCATTTTCTGTATGGAAGCTGCTCCAAAAGTATTACCACAATTTGATGCAAAATTAGTGGATTACGGAGTTGGCGTTCTAGAAGATCGTGGCGTTGAGTTTCATGTTGGAAAACCAGTAAAAGAAGCTACTGCTGACGGCGTAAAATATGCTGAAAGTGAAAATGAAATTCGCGAAATTAAAGCCGCAACGATTATTTGGGCTGCTGGAGTTCGCGGCAATAGTGTTATTGAAGCTTCTGGTTTCGAAGCTGGCCGTGGACGTGTAAAAGTAAACAACAACTTAACTGTCCCAGGTAATGAAGAAATTTTAATCGTTGGTGATTGTTCATTAATCATCAACCCAGCAAATGAACGTCCATTCCCGCCAACTGCTCAAATCGCTATGCAACAAGCAGACGTTGCAGCAGTGAACTTAGCAAAATTAGTAAAAGGCGAAACAGATTTAGAAGATTTTGTGTATCATGAAAAAGGAACGGTCTGCTCACTAGGCGATAATGACGCAATCGGTGTTGTCTTTGGGAAAAATCTAAAAGGCTATCCAGCTTCTGTGATGAAAAAAGTTATCGATGATCGCGCACTGTTATTAATCGGTGGTACAGGTGTTTTAGCAAGTAAAGGGAAATTCAAATTTTATAAATAA
- a CDS encoding NAD(P)/FAD-dependent oxidoreductase has translation MDEKTKIYDITIIGGGPVGLFAAFYAGMRSASVKIIESLPQLGGQLSTLYPEKYIYDIPGYPSVRAQELVNNLIQQMKPFEPTVALEEAVQSVEKQVDGTFEIITKKDTHYSKAVIITAGNGAFEPRRLDLPDAEQYEGNSIHYFINDISRFSGRRVAVCGGGDSAVDWALMLEKVASSVSIIHRRNAFRAHEHSVGNLEKSSVEVKTPFIPTEVLGEGGKLTHITLQEVKGDTKEILEIDDFIINYGFVSSLGPIKNWGLELERNSIIVNSKMETSVPGIYCAGDICTYDGKVKLIATGFGEAPTAVNNAMNFIDPKARVQPMHSTSLFE, from the coding sequence TTGGATGAAAAAACAAAAATTTATGATATCACGATCATTGGTGGTGGACCGGTTGGGCTATTTGCGGCCTTTTATGCTGGGATGCGAAGTGCGAGTGTGAAAATAATCGAAAGTTTACCACAATTAGGCGGGCAACTTTCAACGCTTTATCCCGAGAAGTATATTTATGATATTCCGGGCTATCCATCAGTTCGCGCACAAGAACTTGTGAACAATCTAATTCAACAAATGAAACCGTTCGAGCCAACTGTTGCGCTAGAGGAAGCAGTTCAAAGCGTGGAAAAACAAGTAGATGGGACATTTGAAATCATCACAAAAAAAGACACACATTATAGTAAAGCAGTTATTATTACAGCTGGTAACGGAGCATTTGAACCAAGGCGTTTAGATCTTCCTGATGCAGAACAATATGAAGGCAATAGTATTCATTACTTTATTAATGATATAAGTCGTTTTTCTGGACGGCGTGTGGCAGTTTGTGGTGGTGGCGATTCCGCAGTAGACTGGGCACTTATGCTTGAAAAAGTAGCGAGTTCTGTCTCCATTATTCATAGACGTAATGCTTTTCGCGCACATGAACATAGCGTCGGCAATCTAGAAAAATCTTCTGTAGAGGTCAAAACACCGTTCATTCCAACCGAAGTGCTTGGGGAAGGAGGCAAACTGACCCATATTACTTTGCAAGAAGTAAAAGGCGATACAAAAGAAATACTGGAAATTGACGATTTTATCATTAATTACGGTTTTGTCTCCTCGCTTGGTCCTATCAAAAACTGGGGACTTGAGCTAGAGCGCAATTCAATTATTGTAAATTCTAAAATGGAAACAAGTGTCCCTGGCATTTATTGTGCCGGCGATATTTGCACCTACGATGGTAAAGTAAAACTCATTGCAACAGGATTTGGAGAAGCCCCAACTGCTGTAAATAATGCGATGAACTTTATAGATCCAAAAGCTCGGGTGCAACCGATGCATTCCACTTCTTTATTTGAATAA
- a CDS encoding SDR family oxidoreductase: MNVLVIGANGKIGRHLVKKLAMEKGFFVRAMVRKAEQVEALEKLGAKPIIADLKKDFIYAYDEIEAVIFTAGSGGHTPPEETSKIDQDGAIKAIDFAKERGIRRFIIVSSYGADEPENGPDSLIHYLKAKAKADEVLKRSGLDYTIVRPVGLSDDAGTGKITNVSGAPKTSIPREDVASFITEALSQKSSIHQTYTIESGETPITKFFS, translated from the coding sequence ATGAACGTACTTGTCATTGGCGCGAATGGTAAAATCGGCCGTCATCTAGTAAAAAAACTTGCCATGGAAAAAGGTTTTTTTGTACGAGCAATGGTTAGAAAAGCGGAACAAGTAGAGGCTCTTGAAAAACTTGGTGCAAAACCAATTATTGCAGATTTAAAAAAGGACTTTATTTACGCGTATGATGAAATAGAAGCAGTCATTTTTACAGCAGGATCTGGCGGCCATACACCTCCTGAAGAAACAAGCAAGATTGACCAGGATGGTGCGATTAAAGCGATAGACTTTGCAAAAGAAAGAGGCATTCGTCGTTTTATCATCGTTAGTTCTTATGGAGCAGATGAACCAGAAAACGGACCAGATTCACTCATTCATTATTTAAAAGCTAAAGCTAAAGCAGATGAAGTACTAAAAAGAAGTGGACTCGATTACACTATCGTTCGGCCGGTTGGGCTTTCTGATGATGCCGGAACTGGCAAAATCACGAATGTTTCCGGTGCTCCAAAAACATCGATTCCACGTGAGGATGTTGCTTCTTTTATCACAGAAGCTTTGTCACAAAAATCCAGTATTCATCAAACCTACACCATCGAAAGTGGCGAAACACCCATTACCAAATTTTTCAGTTAA